TTTGATCAATTAACcaacgccttcatgaagcagtactcaacccatatccggaagcaagcctctgaggccgacctttggaaggtcagtcaaggaatgggagactcactacgagtctacattgagaaattcagggcaataagaaccaagctctcgaatcctaacgacctaatcgccatcgaggcccttaggagaggtctgatctataaatcgaaattctggtcgGAACTAACACTCAatgctcctccaactatcgatgacgctcttcatagagccaccaaatatattactttggaggaggagacagctgcactggataagctccacaagaaacctcagaatcatcCGAAAGGTGACTCCTCTGAGACTAGGGGACCTCATAAGAGGGGTAACCCTCGAAATAGtcagactcagggagaacattcctacgcaatcgaggaagacaaggaagagaaacctgttgcagcagcaaacaaaactccctggtcaaaaggcttcgataaaagcaaacgttgctcttatcacgatcgtgaaggacactcaaccgaagagtgttgggacctccaacgccagctggcagctaaattcgcagctggagaaataaagggcgtggaccttaaaaagccaccaccttatcagaaaagaggttccagggacacttcCCCTAAACgtgagaggtcacctgagaaggagaccgattcgccacctccagctcccaagaaaagagtcgaaaTGATTCtcgggaaattcccccaaggaaaaagtttacaagtcgaagctctcttgagcaaaccgtcccctcaatcgagccccgactcgcgggtggactgtatccttggaggatcagacatatgtcaagactccgtcaattccattaagaatcacgtgcggaaggctgtaTCTAatactggacctaagcctcctaaccctgaatccaatactaagatttctttctgggaaagcgagaccttaaaccttgacagacctcacgatgatgcgttgatcgtcaccttgaacatcgcaggatacgaggttcctaagctcatgatagacacaggaagctctgtcgacctcattttctataataccctaaaagggatggaaatagacgactacgaaattattggccaaaaagctaacctcgtaggcttctccggagaaacagctacctcattgggaactatcaagctcccagtcatagctggcggaataatgaaaatgaccaacttagtagtcatcgatagaccttccccgttccacgcgattttgggaagaccttggatccacaaaatgaaggcagtagcctcaacgtaccatcagtgcgtaaaattcccaacacccgaagggatagctaccgtacatggtagccagaagatatccaggatctgctatttgggaggattcgaaatcctcaaaaagtccccccaatagcaattacagatccaggagggtcgcgaaatgcaacaaaatattcgaggtccccccaggaacctaaccgaaaaagtttgcatcgacgactcagatcctgaaagacaggtgagcatcgggtccgagctacctcctgagacaaaaaaggagctcattgatttcctgaaaagcaatgtcaaaacctttgcatggtccaccagtgacatgaaaggaatagatccgagcgtcaccacccataagctaaaagttgaccctactttcaaaccaatcaaacagaagcgtcgtaagctaggcctcgaaaaggctcaagctgttaacgacgaaatcgaccgacttacgaaagctgggtccattcgagaggtacattaccccgactggttggctaacccagtagtggtaaagaagaaaaacgggaagtggagaatctgtgtagacttcacagacctaaacaaagcttgtcctaaagacagcttcccgttacctcacatcgaccgcctggttgaagcaacagctggccatcgactcctatccttcatggatgccttctcaggatacaatcaaatcatgatggatcctgaggaccaggagaaaactgcattcataaccgaacgaggaacctattgttataaggttatgccattcggattaaagaatgcaggagctacctatcagagactagtaaataagatgtttgctggacaactcggaaaaaccatggaggtctatatcgacgacatgctagtcaaatcctcagctggagaagatcatatatcccacttaagggaatgttTCGATATCCTGAataagtacgatatgaagctcaatcccactaaatgtactttcggggtaccctcaggcgagttcctaggctatctcgtaactgaaagaggcatcgaagccaacccgcagcagatagcaaccttcctagaaatgccgtcacctaagacgaccagagaggtacagagattgactggacgaatcgcggcattgaatcgattcatatccaagtccaccgataaatgcctcccattttacaagcttctaagaaataataagaagttcttatgggacgagaaatgtgaggaagccttcaagcaattgaaagcttacctctccgaacctccgatcctatctaaaccagtaataggagagccattgtacctatatctcgctgtgtcaactgctgcagtcagcggcgttctagtacgagaggaacaaaacgaacaaagaccagtctattacaccagtaaaagtttgatagacgccgaaaccaggtaccctgcaatggaaaaactagctctagcagtcgtaacagctgccagaaaattacgaccttacttccaatcgcactcgatcgtcgtaatgacctcacaaccattgcGAATGATCTTAcacagccccagccagtcagggcgattggctaaatgggccatagagctcagcgaatatgatatcgagtatagacctcgagcagcagcgaaagctcaggtccttgccgactttatcattgaGCTAACATCTgagcagttagactccgaaatggaatctccgaagtggagcctatacgtcgacggagcctcatcaaaacagggctccggtatcggtctaaggctaacttcttcagcaggagaaaccatcgagcagtcatataggctcggattcagcgcctcaaacaacgaagctgaatatgaagcactaatcgcagggttgaagctcgccctaagcctcggaatccgagagctaaacgcttatagtgattcacagctagtagctagccagtttcacggagaatatgaaacgagggacgaaagaatgggggcatatctcgaagtcgtccagaacctcactaggcagttcgacaaattcgagctaacgagaatcccacgaggtgaaaactcctcagcagatgcgttggctgctttagcttccacgtcagaccccctcgtaaaacgaatcatacccgtagaaggaatcgagaaaccaagcatcgacatagctactaaagctgagaaagagagcaaaaTAACAgcgcaacccgaaggtacctgccctgaaacggtagctacccaggttttcacaacattttggtttccaaaaaccagaatatgcagcgcaaaaaagcatacctccgggaacacaatccaaatcacggaagatattcctcgaaattcagacttcttagagcctgatctcgaaaatacccccgggggcaccaactcagacccagtcatctgcagagttaaaaccagaagccgtacggctctccaaaattcatctggaggtattcctcggaattcagactccctggagcccaatcctaccaatacctccgggggcaccacgacatcaggtctcgacgaacaggaacctccctcgtctcttcataacaaagttgtaggaagagaggattggagaattccaatcacgcaatacatcctggagggaaagactccacccaacaaatgggaggctcgaaagctcaaagcattaagcgcaagatatTGCGTTACCGAATCTGTTCTCCTCAAACgcagcatttccggaccttacctaaaatgcgtccatggcctcgttgctatgagactcatgaaggaaatgcacgacggttcctgcgggaaccactctggaggaagagctctagccatcagaatcaaaaggcaaggatatttctggcctaccattattgcagattgcgaggcctattcctcttcatgcgacaaatgccagaggcatgcaccgattatacaccaacctgcggaaaagctgtctaacatatctgccccttatccatttatgagatggtccatggatatcgtgggaccactagtaccatcaggaagtggaaagaagaagctacgtttcctcttagtcttaacggactacttcacaaaatggatagaagctgaagctttccagcaggtaaccagggtcgaggtcgagcaattcgtatggaaagatatcgtgtgtagacacggcgtcccatacgaaatcgtaactgacaatggaggacaattcatatcccatgatttcaaaatattttgtgacaagtggaatattcgcctgaccttctcatcacctcgccgacctcaaggtaacggacaggcggaggctgctaataaatcagtattagcaaacctcaagaaacgcctcggaacccagaaggaactctggtcagagaagttacttgaagtactcTGGGCATGTcggaccaccccacgaaaagctacagaagaaactcctttctccttagcatatgggatggaagctgtcgttccagctgaaaccattgctggtagcctccgccgggaactctgtacatccaatcccgcagctaatgatcagctcctaaccgacagcctcgatctaatcgaggaaagacgggaccgagctttgattcgcattcagaactatcagcaagcaatggcacgacagtacaattccaaagtcaggctccggcaGTTCGCTGttggtgacctagtacttaggaaagttttcgaaggaaccaaagaaccaaaTGCTGGGAaattaggaaccaactgggaaggtccctaccagatcatccacgtggtacgacctggcgtttacaaactccgaaaggtgcgaactggggtacctgaaatcagatcgtggaatgccacgaatcttaagagatattatcattaggtacctaaaactcctgaactacgttaggcttgatcccttgactgggtacgtaggcaactccgtcatgagtgcagccccaacctcatttcaacacttcgttcaccacaatcaaagggggcatatgtctgattaaaaacACATAGCCCGCGCAGcaaattgtatgattactatgataccatgtatctaattatcaataaagaaattatcctcgttatctcaattctttaacaaaacaggtccctgcaaacctgaacctaaggtcttaaaatccttaacaatcctaaaggtcttaaaatccttcaaagcaatgtcaggtctcgacgaacctgaacctaaggtcttaaaatccttcagacaatatcaggtctcgacgaacctggacctaaggtcttaaaatccttaccaaatctccaagatcttaaaatccttgtcaattctccaaggtcttaaaatccttataaatcttcgaggtcttaaaatcctcatcaaatcaccaaggtcttaaaatcctaagcaagtctcaacgggtcttgaaatcccacaaacaagttcaggttcccaagaacccccacctaaggtgtccagaTTAAACTTAGGTCCCTAAAAATCCCAAGCTAGTCCCGATactccaagaattcctcttaaggaactaaaaacgaccaAGGTCTTTCAGACTTATCACAAGATTCGATTATAATCAAGTTGTCATATTTCACGACTaaagccaaaaactcaaaatgaaaTGAAAACCGAGTTCgaaattaaacaagggtttaaaagcctccccaggctaacaaagATTCGAAGTGCaaacagataaaggtttaaaagcctcctcaggctataagtcttgaaagcaaaagataaagaagcccattgggcataagttttaaaacataaagagcATCAGCTCTTAACCTTCCTTGGATCCAggatcagcttcatcatccttATCCTCCTCGATAGGATCACCCTCCTTAACAGGAACCTCTTCTTCAACATCCTGGTCGTCACCTCCCGGGGTCGTCTCAACGGGAACTAAATCAGGAGAGACCGAACCCAAGTTAGAACCATATTCTCCAGAAAACGTCGGATTAAACATAttgatctcgaaagtacctgagctctcggagaattgaggaatggggaGCTTGCTAACTGAGAAATCAGAAACTTGAGCCTTCTCGTATGCAACACCAGCATCCGGGATCAAAATCATCAAACGATGATACTCCTCCTCAGCATTCTCAATCTCTTTAGACAATAAATCCTTCAGAAGTTCGGTGTTTGCCTGAAGCTCCTGAGCATAGATCAGAGCGTCAGTCTCTTCCTTTTTCTTGACAAACTTCTCCTTCACAGAGGTCAGGATCTTGTTGTAGGCTTCAGCCACCTCCTTCTTACCTTTCCTGACAGCTAGTCTAACTTCAGCCTCTTTGTTCTGTTGACTAACCTGAGACGAGGCGATCAACTCTTTGACCTGGTGCTCAGCTATCCTGCGAGCAGCATCTAACTCATTGATCTTCCTACTCTTCACCCGAATATCGATGGCCTGACTTTCGATCTTCCCTTGTTGAGTATCAGCCTTCAAACCGAGCCTCCCGGCCTCAGCTTCAAGCTCAGCAACTCGAGCACGAGCCAGGTCGAGCTCCGTCTTGGTAGTCTTGAACAACTCAGTAGCCTGAGCTAAGTCTTCAGCGCTAGGAGCACCATGCACGGTCTCTTCAAACCTCAGCTGAGCCCTGTTGATGGCTCCAGCtagctaaaacaaaaaaaaaaggaaatatatatatacgttttaaacaaaaaaattatttggatTGATAGCGAACCAGGGAGTAACAGGACTACATACCTGACCCACGTGGTGAGCTATCTCAACGTACTCTTCCTTGTTGGTCATACCATTGATCGAAGGCATGGAGCATCCTACcatcttcatatgcctcatgatGGTTGCCAAACCCCAAGGATCATCCAATATCGATCCCGGCTTAGAATGGGAGAAGTTCCAACCCACGGTCCCTCCCCGcgaagacgaggaggaggatCTGGCGGGTCTATCTCCCAAATCGGTCCGAGACCTCTTGTTTCTCGGAAGTTCGACCTCGTGAGGGTCTCTAGCAGCTTGGGGGTTAGCTTCAACTGTCGGAACCTCAGGACGGGGAACAACATCTTGAGCTCTGGGCTCAACTGGGTTAACATCCTTAGCAGGGACAGAGGTCCCGTCATCAAGGACCTCCTTCAATGAGCTGAGGAAGGCACCTCCTTGGGTCTTATCGCTGCCTCGCGAAGCGCTGGCAGCTGCAGCAGGCTTGTTCCTGGAACGGAAAGAAGGCCTCATCTTAGGAGCTTGAGTCTTTTCAGTTTCGGAAGTACTAGCTCCGGTCGAAAGATCTACCACGAAAGGACCTTCAGAAACTAAACAGTTGAAAGCTTGTTAGTTATCTCTGAAAGCAAAtccagaaataaaaaaaataataataagcaaaATCCGAAAATTACCTTCTAAATCTTCAGCAGGAATCGGGTCAGGGAACCTGGCGTTGTACCGATCCGGGAACCTAGCTGATTCAATACGAGAGGAGGCAAAAGATGCCCAGGTATTGGAGCTTTGATTTAGCTTCCGGAAAAGAGCCCTAGCCAGCTTCTCAGTAAGCTTAGGAGGATCCTCAGTATCTGCACATGAAATCGAGGGTTCAGTGAATAATACTAATTAGAAACAAGGAAGGCACAATCCTAACAAAGTCCTAACCAGATATATCGGACCAAACAACAGAGAGAGCACGACCCACGGGGATCGTCGTGGGGTCGATCTTGACATAGAAATATTTCTTCCTCCAATCGTCATCACTACCGGAAGACTTGAAAAGACCAAGCCTAGGACGACAAGGAAGATAGTAGGTACCGCTACCACCATCTTTGTTAGAGCTCTCCTTGATCGTGTAAAGGCTCATTAGCTCGGTCAGTCCAACAACGATCCCCTCCTCCTTAGCCCTGGTGATGAAACCATTTATCACCCGGATGGCTGAGGGACAAAGCTGAGAAAGGGCTAGTTGGTAATGATCAAGAAGATCTAACAGGAGATCTGGAAGTGGGAACCGAAGGTGGCATTTCGAGATATACTTCTCGTGAATGCAGAACCAACCTTCCGGGGCGGTTTCAGGAGTTTCATCGGAGGAACAAACCTTGGCCAACTCCTTTTGGCCATGGGCTTGAACCATGAGGTTAACGACTTCTTGAATCTTTAGTGAGGAAGGCGAGTGAGGGCCCAGAGAGGTACTCCCGCCAGAaacttccttcttcttcacccgCTTGGAGACCCTCCCCGCAATTGAGTCCTTGACTTCCTTCTtgtctcttttcattttctcaccGATTTCTTGCTTAACCTTCATTAAACGCTTCCCGGAGGCAGAGATTCCGGTCTCACCGGAACCTTCTTTCGGAGGGTCCATTTAAAAGAAAGGTAAGGAGAATCGAAGAGATTGAAAGGGGAAAGGAGGGAATAGGCTAACCAAATCTCTTAGGAACTAAGGATTCTAAGAAATTCGCAGGAGATTAATGGTGAATCGAAGGATGAaagtaaagtaaaaaaaaaatgagaaaaacgtagtaaaataaaggagtggaagagaagttaccttggaaaccgagTGGAGGCGTGGAGAATATGGACAGCGGCAGTTAATGCTAGCTGCTTTATATCTTGTCAAGTCTCGAAAATCggaataaatatttcaaaactccTCTCATCTGAGTCGTTGATTTCATCAGAAGAGATCTCAACCgttaattcaaataaatagtATCTTCGTTGAACGAAGCtagtaatcattatctcaacagAAAAGATTGAGGTTCAGCGGCTAGGTTAAGCTCCCGAGTAAgaaatcttatctcgaaagctgggggcaactgttgggcccgaatatggcccggtagctgatcatTCATTAATAAAAGATGACGATGGACCGCGATAAGCCCATCACGAGTTCTAAGTCTAAAAGAGCTAGGTAGAAGCCGAAGGCTCAAAACTAAGGATCCTAACcaaggaggtcacgacgaagaggaagctcacgtcacaacaagaagaagcgcaggacccggtcaaagggaagctgttgcagattccacctcaagcggagaagatctcggagatcagttgcaaacaacctaaagaagtccaaagctataaaaagagaaggtcgaagactaagaagaagaTCCGAACCAACTCATAttttttactcaacattcattgAAACATTCTTACTTGTAATTCTCTCGTGATCTttatattcatcaaagatcatcttttgtaaccatctcATTTCTATtacatcaatacaaatcaaagttcattcatcaagttcttacgggattcagcccgcgataatctttccctaaccttacctaaacataaaacctgatctaaaatctaggtgtgagttttacccctcacaacaGCCTCCATCTCCAAAGTTACCTTTCCTCCTTTTACCTTTGACACTTTGTCTAGATACTCAATGTTTCCCGTCATGTGTCTAGAACATCCACTGTCGAAGTACCATGGTTCCTCAGATTCAGAATCACTTGACACTCGCGCCATGTTACATCGAACGGTACTTCTTGGTTCAGTCACTACCTTAAGATACAAGTCAGTCTTCTTCATCCAGCCTCGAGAAGTCTTTCCTATTCTCCAAAACTTGTGTTGTCTCCATAATTGTTTGACCCGTTCCAGATACTTGTAGCAATACCTCTTGTAATGACCAAACTTCCCACAGAAGAAACATCCACTCATCTGAGCTGGCATAGTTTGTGTCTTAGTTTCTTCAGCATGCGCAAAACCTCCAGACACAAAACGCGTTGTACCTGTTGAGCTACTCTGTCTTCCAGTGTAACCAAGTCCCATCAATGAGTTTTCAGTTCTTCCGCTGCTCAGAATCTTGTCGAGTTGCTTGGTTCCCGTGAGCATCTTAATCTTCCGATATTGCTGATCCAATTCAGCTTGAAGATCAGCTGCTTTCTTTCAGTCAGTAGCTCTTCTCTGAGCTCGTCCGCTTGCTTAGACAATACCAATTTTTCTTTGATCAGATTCACACTTTCCTTGGCCAACTCAGCTTCCCTGTTGAGGTCATCCTTCAACACTTGTACTTCAACTTCCAGTCTTGCCTTCTCTTTAGCCAATGCCAAATTCTCCGTTCCCAACTTCACTAGCGTCTCTCGAACTTCCTTGTAGCTTTCATCTAAATCATTTTCTTGCTCAACATCACTCTCAGATCCTGAATCACATTCCACGATTCCTAGAAACGCCACAAAGTTGTTCACTTCCTCTTCACTTTCGCTGTCGGACTCGCTGTCATTGATTCCTATCATGGACTTTTCCGGCTTTCTCCTACCATCCGACTCGTACTCAGCTTGAGTGTGTCCATATCCCTTGCAGTTATGGCActgaatctctcttcttttcactgTGGGACACTCAGTTCGAAAGTGACCATACCCCTTGCATTCATAGCACTTAGCATCATTCTTCCTGTAGTTCTTCTCAGGCTCAGACGTCTTCCTACCT
This is a stretch of genomic DNA from Raphanus sativus cultivar WK10039 unplaced genomic scaffold, ASM80110v3 Scaffold1706, whole genome shotgun sequence. It encodes these proteins:
- the LOC130504624 gene encoding uncharacterized protein At3g60930, chloroplastic-like; this encodes MDPPKEGSGETGISASGKRLMKVKQEIGEKMKRDKKEVKDSIAGRVSKRVKKKEVSGGSTSLGPHSPSSLKIQEVVNLMVQAHGQKELAKVCSSDETPETAPEGWFCIHEKYISKCHLRFPLPDLLLDLLDHYQLALSQLCPSAIRVINGFITRAKEEGIVVGLTELMSLYTIKESSNKDGGSGTYYLPCRPRLGLFKSSGSDDDWRKKYFYVKIDPTTIPVGRALSVVWSDISDTEDPPKLTEKLARALFRKLNQSSNTWASFASSRIESARFPDRYNARFPDPIPAEDLEVSEGPFVVDLSTGASTSETEKTQAPKMRPSFRSRNKPAAAASASRGSDKTQGGAFLSSLKEVLDDGTSVPAKDVNPVEPRAQDVVPRPEVPTVEANPQAARDPHEVELPRNKRSRTDLGDRPARSSSSSSRGGTVGWNFSHSKPGSILDDPWGLATIMRHMKMVGCSMPSINGMTNKEEYVEIAHHVGQLAGAINRAQLRFEETVHGAPSAEDLAQATELFKTTKTELDLARARVAELEAEAGRLGLKADTQQGKIESQAIDIRVKSRKINELDAARRIAEHQVKELIASSQVSQQNKEAEVRLAVRKGKKEVAEAYNKILTSVKEKFVKKKEETDALIYAQELQANTELLKDLLSKEIENAEEEYHRLMILIPDAGVAYEKAQVSDFSVSKLPIPQFSESSGTFEINMFNPTFSGEYGSNLGSVSPDLVPVETTPGGDDQDVEEEVPVKEGDPIEEDKDDEADPGSKEG